Within Flavobacterium pisciphilum, the genomic segment TTTAAATGGAGCTAAAAATGCTGGAATTCTTGCTGCACAAATCATCGGAAGTCATGACAAAGTGGTTTTAGACAAAATTATTGCCTATAAAGAAAGCCTAAAAGAAGCTGTTTACAAATCTTCTGAAGGGTTAAAAAAATAAAAAACTATCTCGCCAAGTCATACTCTTATGCACTTGGCGAAATGTTTTATTAAGGAGCTAATCCCACTGTACACTCTATCTTTTACGGCGAACCCCGCCATAAAAGGATGCCGTTTCCATTGGGGCTAAATTCCCATAATATGTTGAAAATCCGAAAAACACAACAAGTGATTTTTCAATCTCTAATTTTTTCAATCTTTAAATTACATTATGAGCATCTTAACACACTATTTCAATACGAAACACAATACTGCTCCTTTTTCGCAAATTAAAATCGAAGAGTATGTTCCTGCATTTCAAGAAGGAATTACTTTAGCAAAAACTGAAATTGACGCAATTGTAAACAATACCGAAGCACCTACATTCGAGAATACAATCGAAGCAATGGATTATACTGGAGATATTCTAGACCGCGTTTCGAGTATTTTTTTTAACTTAAATTCAGCAGAAACTAGCGACGAGATGCAAAAAATCGCTCAGGAAGTTTCGCCTTTATTATCTGAATTTGGAAATGACATCACATTAAACGCAGCTTTATTTGCTAAAATAAAATCCGTTTATGACCAAAAAGAAAGTTTAAATCTGAATCCAGAACAAACTACACTTTTGGATAAAAAATATAAAAGTTTTTCAAGAAATGGGGCTAATTTACCTGAAGAAAAGAAAAACCAATTACGTGAAATCGACAAAGAGTTATCTAAATTAAGCCTGCAATTTGGCGAAAATGTTTTGGCTGAAACAAATGCTTTCGAATTGCATTTAACCAACGAAAGTGACTTAGCTGGACTACCAGAAGGAACTATCGAAGCCGCTCGTTCATTGGCTAAAAGCCAAGAAAAAGAAGGTTGGATTTTTACCTTAGACCATCCAAGCTACGTTCCATTTATGACCTATGCTGATAATCGTGAATTACGTAAAAAACTAGCAATCGCTTTTGGAGCAAAAGCATTTCAGAATAATGAATTTGACAATCAAGAAATTGTTCTTAAAATCGTAAAACTACGCTTTGAGAGAGCCAATTTATTAGGATATAAAACGCATGCCCATTTTGTTCTTGAAGAACGCATGGCAGAAAACCCAGAAAAAGTATTCTCTTTCTCTAATGATTTATTGGCAAAAGCCAAACCTGCTGCCCAAAAAGAATTCGCACAGCTTACTGCTTTCGCAAAAGAATTAGACGGAATCGAGCAATTGGAGAAATGGGATGGCGCTTATTACTCAGAAAAATTAAAACAACAGCTTT encodes:
- a CDS encoding M3 family metallopeptidase, whose translation is MSILTHYFNTKHNTAPFSQIKIEEYVPAFQEGITLAKTEIDAIVNNTEAPTFENTIEAMDYTGDILDRVSSIFFNLNSAETSDEMQKIAQEVSPLLSEFGNDITLNAALFAKIKSVYDQKESLNLNPEQTTLLDKKYKSFSRNGANLPEEKKNQLREIDKELSKLSLQFGENVLAETNAFELHLTNESDLAGLPEGTIEAARSLAKSQEKEGWIFTLDHPSYVPFMTYADNRELRKKLAIAFGAKAFQNNEFDNQEIVLKIVKLRFERANLLGYKTHAHFVLEERMAENPEKVFSFSNDLLAKAKPAAQKEFAQLTAFAKELDGIEQLEKWDGAYYSEKLKQQLFNLDDEKLKPYFQLEKVLNGAFTIAGKLYGLTFTEVFDIDKYHEEVMTYEVTNDKNELVSIFYADFFPRKGKRNGAWMTSFKSQYRKDGVNERPHISNVCNFTKPTETKPSLLTFNEVTTLFHEFGHGLHGMLADTIYPSLSGTSVYWDFVELPSQIMENWCYEPEALALFANHYETGEIIPMEYVNKIKESASFQEGLATLRQLSFGLLDMAWHGQDPTSITNLKAFETEQFKDTQLYPDVKENAMSTAFSHIFQGGYSSGYYSYKWAEVLDADAFEYFQEKGIFNKEVATKFKDNVLSKGGTEHPMILYKRFRGQEPKPEALLKRAGLI